One Vigna unguiculata cultivar IT97K-499-35 chromosome 7, ASM411807v1, whole genome shotgun sequence genomic region harbors:
- the LOC114190430 gene encoding probable cysteine protease RD19D has translation MYSPISPFEGYKCNYIFTEYNTIKARRRAELVAEKAEVARADMVAKRGHALTCFVRLSLFLFALTLTSARQTTVQDIARKLKLEDNQLLRTEKKFKVFMENYGRNYSTREEYLQRLEIFALNMLRAAENQALDPTAIHGVTQFSDLTEDEFQRHYTGVNGGFSLNNGAGGVAPPLEVDGLPDDFDWREKGAVTEVKMQGKCGSCWAFSTTGSIEGANFIATGKLLNLSEQQLVDCDSQCDITERATCDNGCNGGLMTNAYKYLLGSGGLEEESSYPYTGEKGECKFDSGKVAVRITNFTNIPVDENQIAAYLVKHGPLAIGLNAIFMQTYIGGVSCPLICSKNWLNHGVLLVGYRAKGFSILRLGNKPYWIIKNSWGKNWGVDGYYKLCRGHAMCGMNTMVSAAMVAQTQTPTQSYASY, from the exons ATGTACTCTCCAATATCACCCTTCGAAGGCTATAAATGTAATTACATATTTACTGAATACAACACCATAAAAGCGCGAAGAAGAGCCGAATTAGTAGCAGAGAAGGCAGAGGTAGCACGCGCAGACATGGTGGCAAAGCGAGGTCATGCCCTCACGTGCTTCGTACGTCTTTCACTCTTCCTCTTCGCTCTAACCCTAACTTCTGCTCGCCAAACCACGGTTCAAGACATAGCCAGAAAGTTGAAGCTCGAGGACAACCAACTTCTGCGAACGGAGAAGAAGTTCAAAGTCTTCATGGAGAATTACGGGAGGAACTACTCCACAAGGGAAGAGTATTTACAGCGTTTGGAGATTTTCGCACTAAACATGCTGAGAGCGGCAGAGAACCAGGCGCTCGATCCCACTGCCATCCACGGCGTCACGCAGTTCTCCGATCTCACCGAGGACGAGTTTCAACGGCACTACACCGGTGTCAATGGCGGCTTCTCGTTGAATAATGGCGCCGGCGGAGTGGCACCGCCGTTGGAGGTGGATGGACTGCCGGACGATTTCGATTGGCGAGAGAAAGGGGCTGTCACCGAAGTTAAAATGCAG GGTAAATGTGGATCATGCTGGGCGTTCAGCACCACGGGATCTATAGAAGGAGCCAATTTTATTGCCACCGGAAAACTTCTCAATCTCAGTGAACAACAGCTCGTAGACTGTGACAGCCAg TGTGACATAACAGAAAGGGCCACATGTGACAATGGCTGTAATGGAGGTCTTATGACAAATGCCTACAAGTATTTGCTGGGGTCTGGTGGGTTGGAGGAGGAGTCTTCATACCCCTACACAGGGGAGAAAGGTGAATGCAAGTTTGATTCAGGGAAAGTAGCTGTTAGGATCACAAATTTCACCAACATTCCTGTGGATGAGAACCAAATTGCTGCATATTTAGTGAAGCACGGTCCACTTGCTA TTGGTCTGAACGCAATTTTTATGCAAACATACATTGGCGGTGTGTCATGCCCTCTCATATGCAGCAAGAATTGGCTGAACCATGGTGTGTTGCTTGTGGGATATAGAGCAAAAGGGTTCTCAATTCTGAGGCTTGGCAACAAACCATACTGGATCATCAAGAATTCGTGGGGGAAGAACTGGGGAGTAGATGGGTATTACAAGCTCTGCCGAGGGCATGCCATGTGTGGAATGAACACAATGGTCTCTGCTGCAATGGTCGCCCAAACACAAACACCTACACAAAGTTATGCTTCCTATTAG